ATTCATTTGTAAATTCATAACCCTCGGTAGAATCTCATTTGTTAGCATCGCCTCTACGCGCGACATTTGCAAAACAGCCAAGCCGTTGTCAAAACTGTATTCGATCAGACCGTTTACGAACTCATCAACGCTCATGTTGTTTTCTTGCGCCGCCTGCGCAACTGCTGTGCTTACTGCTTCACTTAATTTAACTTCCATCTTTTCTCCTTTTTCTTTAATGTATATTCAGAAAATCATCAAATTTTTTTTAAAAGTTCTTCCAGTCCTTGTCAAACTTCGCGTCCCAATTGTTCTCAATATTTTGCGGTTTAATAATGACTTTAACTCTAATTTTGCTGCTGTTTGTTTCATTGCTCTCATTGTTGTCATTTACAACCGCCGTGGGCGGTTGTAAATGAAACTCTCTTGTTACGATTTCTCGCGCAATTTTATTATTTTGTAACGCTATTGTCGAAAATAGAATCGTGAGAATAAATGTAATAATTCCTAATCCTGCTTTCATTTTTTTTCCTTAAAATGCGAATGAATAGCCGAATCTGACGCTTACATCTTCTTGATTTTTCACCCCACTAAAGTGAAATTGATCGTATTGAGCGGTCAAATTCCATCTCTGATAGTGTATTCCTGTACTGACGCTATACGCACCTGTCATGTCTGAGCGATCGAGTGGTATTTTAAATTTTGCAGCTGCGGTTAAAATCACCCCATTATGCAAAACGATACTACCTTGCACCCCTGGTGTCAAATAGGGTGCTTTTTGCGATTGTATTGTCTTTTGCTCATTCACTTTTGATCGACTATCATGTTGCAAAAAGCCAATCCCAAGCGTATAACTAAAAATATATGTATTCCCGTTTTGAAAATTTGAGACCGACGGCAAAATAGTTTCGATTGAAAAATTTTTGTAAGGGTCGCTAACCGTCACATCGATGACACTATTGATTTTTGTGTTGAAATATTTTAAATTTACAAAATTTTCATTTTTGCCGAGAGTTTTAAAATTCTCGACCCCTACGCTAGTTTGTAAATAATTGTTATGCACTCCATTTTGTGCAAAATTTAATCCTTCTGCGAACAAAGGAATGCTCATCCCTAGTGCACAAATTGCACTTATTTTTATTATTTTCTTCATCTTCATCTCCTTTTAAATTTTTATCTAATATAAGTCAAGCTTATACAAAACCCAAAATAGCACCGGTACACAAGCCAAAGCAACCAAAATATGCAATGTCAACATTTTTTCTCCTTTTTGTTGATTTCTCTTATCTACATTCAGAAATTATCAAATTTCTTCACAAAATCTAGTATGTTTTTATCTTTCGCGATTTTCGCAATCTCTTTGATCTGTTGTTTTGTATCTTCGTCACTCAGCATTGCAAACGCGACAATCTTTAGCACAGCCATCATTTCTTTTACCTCGCCGGCAAGACCCAAAGAGGATCTCGCCTCTTTTAGTTCTTGCGCTGCAAGTTCCATCTTTGCCGTAGCAAAATTTATCTCATCGATCATTGACAGAAGATCGCTATCATATTTCATATTCCAACTCTTCCTTAATGGTGTCGATAAAAGAATCCAAAAAATCTTTTGATCTTTTACTTGCTCTAAATTCTCTCAACTCTTTAAGGTATAGTTCTTTGTTGTTTTTATGCTCGTTAAAGGCGACTTTTTGAAATGTTGCAAGATCAACGGCTCTCGCCTGTTGTGCAAAATCACTTATCGTCATCCTGCTTAACGACGCTAGCTCAAAAAATGATGATCTAGGGATGATTACGGTTTGTGGCTTACCCAATTTTTCAAAATAGCTTTCAAGACCTAGGGATTCATCTCCGAACCAAAAAAGCCAATCCTGCTTAATTTTAGAGATGTCTTCAACGGCATTTAGAGCAAAAATAATATTTTCATCTTTTAGAATTTTTGCCATGTCAACGGCATTTTTTGCTTGCACAAAAGAGTTCATGATCGGTACGATATAGGTTACTTTTGCGATTTCTTTAAGGTCCAAATCTTGTATCGCCTTAAGTACGCTCTTTGTGTCGTTACCGCCTCCGGCATCAATAATCAAAACATCTTCTGTATCTTCCAGAAGCGTAAAAGTAAGTTCTTCAAGTTTATTTTCACACTCATTGACTTTAATACTCTCAAATCTTTTAATATATCCGCTGTTTTTAA
This genomic window from Sulfurospirillum sp. 1612 contains:
- a CDS encoding nucleotide-binding protein; this translates as MKKVFVIASTKGGVGKTTIASHIMSSVFPGCEILEIDDNNRSDIFKNSGYIKRFESIKVNECENKLEELTFTLLEDTEDVLIIDAGGGNDTKSVLKAIQDLDLKEIAKVTYIVPIMNSFVQAKNAVDMAKILKDENIIFALNAVEDISKIKQDWLFWFGDESLGLESYFEKLGKPQTVIIPRSSFFELASLSRMTISDFAQQARAVDLATFQKVAFNEHKNNKELYLKELREFRASKRSKDFLDSFIDTIKEELEYEI